The Brassica napus cultivar Da-Ae chromosome C7, Da-Ae, whole genome shotgun sequence genome has a segment encoding these proteins:
- the LOC106440146 gene encoding uncharacterized protein LOC106440146, producing the protein MSYSCPTCYNLQVLDEEDNVYDLICTNCGSVFCAKCGNESHYPALCDDFRKWNNPDLISPNDDLNCFHAMNSIKCCKETTWKYYDEVLNFLKEKESGLSPSDLYDGGVNYAFDELRGVISYLKWVHVHLCFNGELAPLLNNPFKSLHVQFEQLLGALPSPGVPLEDNFGVGMIKKYRLDLTLERSTFNRTLIFDRDSLKKPPPSKEERQESVQLRRVVEAQLLAHYCRP; encoded by the exons ATGAGCTATTCGTGTCCTACCTGCTACAATCTCCAAGTTCTCGATGAAGAAGATAACGTCTATGACTTGATTTGTACCAACTGTGGATCAGTTTTCTGTGCCAAG TGTGGAAATGAGTCGCATTATCCTGCATTATGTGATGACTTTCGCAAATGGAACAATCCAGATTTGATTTCCCCTAATGACGATCTAAATTGCTTTCATGCGATGAATAGCATAAAGTGCTGCAAAGAAACAACATGGAAGTATTACGATGAG GTACTGAACTTCCTCAAGGAAAAGGAATCTGGGTTATCCCCCAGTGATTTGTATGATGGTGGCGTAAATTATGCATTTGATGAG CTTCGGGGTGTGATTTCATATCTGAAATGGGTCCACGTCCATTTGTGTTTCAATGGTGAACtggctcctttgctcaataatCCTTTCAAATCTCTACATGTTCAATTTGAACAACTCTTAGGCGCACTCCCTTCTCCCGGGGTTCCATTGGAAGATAATTTTGGAGTAGGAATGATCAAAAAATATCGGCTGGATTTGACGTTGGAGCGGAGCACCTTTAACAGGACCTTGATTTTTGACAGGGATTCTTTGAAGAAACCCCCTCCCTCaaaagaagagagacaagagTCGGTGCAACTTCGTCGGGTTGTGGAAGCCCAGTTACTGGCCCACTACTGCAGGCCATAA
- the LOC106440144 gene encoding probable splicing factor 3A subunit 1 isoform X2, translating into MAEDGIIQPPEDIATKTIVEKTASFLSRNKVDKSEIMPSDVRYNFLRSKTDPSHAYYSYMLSKYSDAHSQGGGGAVESIGGAAVNIEPDDHTKDLTIINTPAQVPAITLAARVAYLVSTQGVDFEMQLRDSQVNDTRFNFLRDASHVCHAYYQRSLAYLSFGNKSQLKARAQPPPVFNTPNSSIFPVVWALFCVGFERECDPA; encoded by the coding sequence ATGGCGGAGGATGGAATCATTCAGCCACCTGAGGATATTGCTACTAAAACTATTGTGGAGAAAACAGCAAGTTTCCTTTCCAGAAATAAGGTGGATAAGAGTGAGATCATGCCCAGCGATGTTAGATACAATTTCCTGAGAAGCAAGACAGATCCTTCTCATGCATATTACAGCTACATGCTTTCTAAATACTCTGATGCTCATAGTCAAGGAGGTGGAGGAGCTGTGGAGTCTATTGGTGGTGCTGCTGTGAATATTGAACCTGATGATCACACCAAGGATCTCACAATCATTAATACACCTGCGCAAGTCCCAGCTATTACTCTTGCTGCGAGAGTAGCTTATCTTGTTTCTACACAGGGGGTGGACTTTGAGATGCAACTCAGAGACAGTCAAGTGAATGATACAAGGTTTAATTTTCTTAGGGATGCTTCACATGTGTGTCACGCATACTACCAGCGCAGCCTTGCCTACTTGTCTTTTGGGAATAAAAGTCAACTCAAAGCTCGGGCACAACCTCCTCCTGTGTTCAATACCCCTAACAGCTCAATTTTCCCTGTGGTATGGGCATTATTTTGTGTGGGCTTTGAAAGGGAATGTGACCCAGCTTGA
- the LOC106440144 gene encoding probable splicing factor 3A subunit 1 isoform X1, producing the protein MIQGLIFLGMLHMCVTHTTSAALPTCLLGIKVNSKLGHNLLLCSIPLTAQFSLWYGHYFVWALKGNVTQLEFLSPKHSWHPFYNEFQRAYEILFKPPKDTKEQLYKSAEYTDAIQKGFLQRIQLDDPIKERKWLEQGERAMIDWHDATSKPFAMKEAQELLPPQGPDPKRQKLEVSLLVPETQFLAQHQGLSSLTVSFPNRQAVVIKVSSLSANVASLKQIIAEVIQIPADKHKLSAKSGVLKDDNMTLAHYNVRDGDILTLSL; encoded by the exons ATGATACAAGGTTTAATTTTCTTAGGGATGCTTCACATGTGTGTCACGCATACTACCAGCGCAGCCTTGCCTACTTGTCTTTTGGGAATAAAAGTCAACTCAAAGCTCGGGCACAACCTCCTCCTGTGTTCAATACCCCTAACAGCTCAATTTTCCCTGTGGTATGGGCATTATTTTGTGTGGGCTTTGAAAGGGAATGTGACCCAGCTTGAGTTTCTTAGTCCAAAACATAGCTGGCACCCTTTTTACAATGAGTTTCAACGTGCCTACGAGATACTGTTCAAGCCCCCCAAAGATACCAAAGAACAGCTGTATAAGAGTGCCGAATACACAGACGCCATCCAGAAAGGTTTCTTACAACGTATTCAACTGGATGATCCTATCAAGGAGCGTAAATGGCTGGAGCAAGGGGAGAGGGCAATGATTGATTGGCATGATGCTACATCCAAACCATTTGCTATGAAGGAGGCTCAAGAGCTGCTACCACCTCAAGGACCAGATCCTAAGAGACAAAAGCTTGAGGTCTCACTTCTGGTTCCAGAAACCCAATTTCTCGCTCAACATCAG GGTTTGTCTTCACTTACGGTTTCTTTTCCAAACCGACAAGCCGTTGTGATCAAGGTGTCCTCGTTGTCCGCAAATGTTGCATCGTTGAAGCAGATAATAGCTGAAGTGATCCAAATTCCAGCGGACAAACACAAGTTAAGTGCAAAATCGGGGGTTTTGAAGGACGACAACATGACACTTGCACATTACAATGTGCGAGATGGAGATATCCTAACACTGTCTCTGTGA
- the LOC111207388 gene encoding shematrin-like protein 3, with protein MGPGPGEGEDSIAGVGGEAISGTDIAGLGPGLIGVVGGLIGLEDGVIGIIGGVAMDIGGGVMGIGGGVMGIGGGVIGIGGGVIIGIGGGVIIGIGEPPLGIGGMDIEPEGAIMGD; from the coding sequence ATGGGTCCCGGTcctggagaaggagaagattccaTTGCTGGCGTCGGTGGCGAAGCCATATCAGGGACTGATATTGCTGGACTAGGGCCTGGGCTCATAGGAGTAGTTGGTGGACTCATTGGGCTTGAAGATGGAGTCATTGGCATCATAGGTGGTGTAGCCATGGACATTGGTGGTGGAGTCATGGGCATAGGTGGTGGAGTCATGGGCATAGGTGGTGGAGTCATAGGCATAGGTGGTGGAGTCATCATAGGCATAGGTGGTGGAGTCATCATAGGCATCGGAGAGCCGCCGCTAGGCATTGGTGGCATGGACATTGAGCCAGAAGGAGCCATCATGGGAGATTGA